ACTATCTATAACTAAGAGGGAAGGCGATTAAGATGGATTGGGGCTTGCGTAATAGACTTGCGCAACTAATTCAAAAAGATGGTAGAGCACTGTTTTTGCCGATAGACCATGGGTATTTTCAAGGTCCTACTACCAAACTAGAGCAGCCTGGCAAGACTATAGCGCCACTTTTACCTTATGCAGATGCAATTATGCTGACTAGAGGAATATTGCGCTCGTGTGTAGACCCAGCTAATACGAAACCGATCATTTTGAG
This region of Candidatus Thermoplasmatota archaeon genomic DNA includes:
- a CDS encoding 3-hydroxy-5-phosphonooxypentane-2,4-dione thiolase LsrF (involved in autoinducer 2 transport and processing); translation: MDWGLRNRLAQLIQKDGRALFLPIDHGYFQGPTTKLEQPGKTIAPLLPYADAIMLTRGILRSCVDPANTKPIIL